The Catenuloplanes niger genome includes a window with the following:
- a CDS encoding thiamine pyrophosphate-dependent enzyme: MTTPQDLDERFREAVGALTKPDERRTSADPVRDGSGLTGARALELFDAQLTSRHLDLASRWLRSFGEGFHTIGSSGHEGNAAVAAAVRHTDPALLHYRSGGFYCARAVQAAGGESPLGAGPRHAAAEHDDGVSLAEAARDVLRGVVASSQEPIAGGRHKVFGNAALHVVPTTSTAASHLPRAVGTAVAIEHGRHLASVERTGPSRPAPVSPWPADAIVVASFGDASINHASAQAAFNTAGWSDHSGAKVPLLLVCEDNGLGLSVPSPEGWVAALLSTRPGIRYFHADGCDLAATYDAAAEATAYVRTERRPAVLHLELVRLMGHAGADAEIGYRTAAELAADVARDPLVGTARLLVEAGLAGPAELIGRYDEIGWLVRKVAEEVLGESKLATAAEVMAPIAPRRPVRTAHAITEAASFATGPGAAARASALDRLPETRGPLTLAQTINATLADAALTYPGMIIFGEDVAVKGGVHGVTKGLADRFGRDRVLDTLLDETSVLGLGLGAGLAGLLPVPEIQYLAYLHNAEDQLRGEAATMQFFSRGAYRNPMVVRIAGLGYQEGFGGHFHNDNSLAVLRDIPGLVVAVPARAEDAAPMLRTALASAQTDGSVVAIVEPIALYHTRDLYAEGDGEWLATYAAPGGWNAAHVPIGRARVYPLGSAEDLTILTFGNGVRMSLRVGARMAAAGYGVRVVDLRWLAPLPVADIIREASATGRVLIVDETRRSGGVGEGVLAALVDAGFVGAARRVASVDSFIPLGPAARQVLVSEDSIAQGAQALLAP; the protein is encoded by the coding sequence GTGACCACCCCTCAAGATCTCGACGAGCGGTTCCGGGAGGCGGTCGGCGCGCTGACCAAGCCGGACGAGCGGCGGACGTCCGCCGACCCCGTCCGGGACGGCAGCGGGTTGACCGGCGCCCGGGCCCTCGAACTCTTCGACGCCCAGCTCACCAGCCGTCACCTCGACCTGGCCTCGCGCTGGCTGCGCAGCTTCGGCGAGGGGTTTCACACGATCGGCTCGTCCGGCCACGAGGGCAACGCGGCGGTCGCGGCCGCGGTCCGGCACACCGACCCGGCACTGCTGCACTACCGCTCCGGCGGCTTCTACTGCGCCCGCGCGGTCCAGGCGGCCGGCGGCGAGTCCCCGCTCGGGGCCGGGCCCCGGCACGCGGCCGCGGAGCACGACGACGGCGTCTCGCTGGCCGAGGCGGCCCGGGACGTGCTGCGCGGCGTGGTCGCGTCCAGCCAGGAGCCGATCGCGGGCGGCCGGCACAAGGTCTTCGGCAACGCGGCGCTGCACGTGGTGCCGACCACGTCCACGGCCGCGTCACACCTGCCCCGCGCGGTCGGCACCGCGGTGGCGATCGAGCACGGCCGGCACCTGGCATCCGTGGAACGGACCGGCCCGTCCCGGCCGGCGCCGGTCTCGCCGTGGCCCGCGGACGCGATCGTGGTCGCCTCGTTCGGCGATGCCTCGATCAACCACGCCAGCGCGCAGGCCGCGTTCAACACGGCCGGCTGGTCCGACCACTCCGGCGCCAAGGTGCCGCTGCTGCTGGTCTGCGAGGACAACGGGCTGGGCCTCAGCGTGCCGTCGCCGGAGGGCTGGGTCGCGGCGCTGCTCTCCACCCGGCCGGGCATCCGGTACTTCCACGCGGACGGGTGCGACCTGGCCGCCACCTACGACGCCGCGGCCGAGGCCACCGCGTACGTGCGGACCGAACGCCGGCCGGCCGTGCTGCACCTGGAGCTGGTCCGGCTGATGGGGCACGCCGGTGCGGACGCGGAGATCGGCTACCGCACCGCGGCCGAACTGGCCGCGGACGTCGCCCGGGACCCGCTGGTCGGCACCGCGCGGCTGCTGGTCGAGGCCGGGCTGGCCGGGCCCGCCGAGCTGATCGGACGGTACGACGAGATCGGCTGGCTGGTCCGCAAGGTCGCCGAGGAGGTGCTGGGCGAGTCCAAGCTCGCCACCGCGGCCGAGGTGATGGCGCCGATCGCGCCGCGCCGCCCGGTGCGGACCGCGCACGCGATCACCGAGGCCGCCTCGTTCGCCACCGGCCCCGGCGCGGCCGCGCGGGCGTCGGCGCTGGACCGGCTGCCGGAGACGCGCGGGCCGCTCACGCTCGCCCAGACCATCAACGCGACGCTGGCCGACGCCGCGCTGACGTACCCCGGGATGATCATTTTTGGTGAGGACGTGGCCGTCAAGGGCGGCGTCCACGGCGTGACCAAGGGCCTCGCCGACCGCTTCGGCCGGGACCGGGTGCTGGACACGCTGCTGGACGAGACGTCCGTCCTCGGCCTGGGCCTCGGCGCCGGGCTGGCCGGCCTGCTGCCGGTCCCGGAGATCCAGTACCTCGCCTACCTGCACAACGCGGAGGACCAGCTGCGCGGCGAGGCCGCCACCATGCAGTTCTTCAGCCGCGGCGCGTACCGCAACCCGATGGTCGTGCGGATCGCCGGACTCGGCTACCAGGAGGGCTTCGGCGGCCACTTCCACAACGACAACTCGCTGGCCGTGCTCCGCGACATCCCCGGCCTGGTCGTCGCCGTGCCGGCGCGCGCGGAGGACGCGGCGCCGATGCTGCGCACCGCGCTGGCGTCCGCGCAGACGGACGGCTCGGTGGTCGCGATCGTCGAGCCGATAGCGCTCTACCACACGCGTGACCTCTACGCGGAGGGCGACGGCGAATGGCTCGCCACCTACGCGGCCCCGGGCGGCTGGAACGCCGCGCACGTGCCGATCGGGCGCGCCCGCGTCTACCCGCTCGGCTCCGCCGAGGACCTGACGATCCTGACCTTCGGCAACGGGGTACGGATGTCCCTGCGCGTCGGGGCCCGGATGGCCGCCGCCGGGTACGGCGTCCGCGTGGTCGACCTGCGGTGGCTCGCGCCGCTGCCGGTCGCCGACATCATCCGGGAGGCGTCCGCCACCGGCCGGGTACTGATCGTGGACGAGACCAGGCGCTCCGGCGGCGTCGGCGAGGGCGTGCTGGCCGCGCTCGTGGACGCCGGATTCGTCGGCGCCGCACGGCGTGTCGCGTCCGTCGACTCGTTCATCCCGCTCGGCCCGGCGGCCCGTCAGGTGCTCGTTTCCGAGGACTCCATCGCCCAAGGTGCCCAGGCCCTGCTGGCCCCGTGA
- a CDS encoding DUF4139 domain-containing protein, whose translation MSDVTPAAPADSTITGVIVYPDRARVTRQATVRLPAGDHTVPLGPLPASVDASSVRVGGRGAATVLGVDVTTFYAARSADPEVVTLEERRRALEDARRELDDDDAIEQERAEFLHELGRRAGTSYAKALAEGTAAPAAIAGFGDSLAEQLGAGKARQRAAAQRRERLEEELAAVHRELDVLHQKTAPDRLVAMVALEMAHTGAVELELSYVTHGASWESSYDVRLDADGDTLTLTWFGLVSQHTGEDWPETDLRLSTARPASLVAVPDLDPWFLDRWRPAPPMPPAPMPVYGASYDVTGPPMAAGAAPAMARAKVVEAVATVEQGPAAATYRPARPVAVPADGTSHRAVVASLELPARLDHVTAPVRDPGAYLRATVTNASEHTLLPGPAAVFHGGDFVGRTRLKPWAPGEELELALGVDDRVRVEREQTRRTATKAALSATRRREAEYTITIGNHTPRAAQVTVLDQLPVSRDEAIAVRETRFDPAPAERTEMGELTWRLQVPAGETRTVVFGFRAEIGKGVELDGWRE comes from the coding sequence ATGAGCGACGTCACCCCCGCCGCACCGGCCGACTCGACGATCACCGGCGTGATCGTCTACCCGGACCGCGCCCGCGTCACCCGGCAGGCCACCGTGCGGCTGCCCGCCGGCGATCACACCGTGCCGCTCGGCCCGCTGCCGGCGTCCGTCGACGCGAGCTCGGTCCGGGTCGGCGGTCGGGGCGCGGCCACCGTGCTCGGCGTGGACGTGACCACGTTCTACGCGGCCCGCAGCGCGGACCCCGAGGTGGTGACGCTGGAGGAGCGGCGGCGCGCGCTCGAGGACGCGCGGCGCGAGCTGGACGACGACGACGCGATCGAGCAGGAGCGCGCGGAGTTCCTGCACGAGCTGGGCCGCCGCGCCGGCACCAGCTACGCGAAGGCGCTGGCCGAGGGCACGGCCGCGCCCGCCGCGATCGCGGGCTTCGGCGACTCGCTGGCCGAGCAGCTCGGGGCCGGCAAGGCCCGGCAGCGCGCGGCCGCGCAACGGCGGGAGCGGCTCGAGGAGGAACTGGCCGCGGTGCACCGCGAGCTGGACGTGCTCCACCAGAAGACGGCGCCGGACCGGCTGGTCGCGATGGTCGCGCTGGAGATGGCGCACACCGGCGCGGTCGAGCTGGAGCTGTCCTACGTCACGCACGGCGCGTCCTGGGAGTCCAGCTACGACGTGCGGCTCGACGCGGACGGCGACACGCTCACGCTGACCTGGTTCGGGCTGGTGTCGCAGCACACCGGCGAGGACTGGCCGGAGACCGACCTGCGGCTCTCCACCGCGCGCCCGGCCAGCCTGGTGGCGGTGCCCGACCTGGACCCCTGGTTCCTGGACCGGTGGCGCCCGGCGCCGCCGATGCCGCCCGCGCCGATGCCCGTCTACGGGGCGTCCTACGACGTCACGGGACCCCCGATGGCGGCCGGTGCGGCGCCGGCGATGGCGCGGGCCAAGGTCGTGGAGGCGGTCGCCACCGTGGAGCAGGGCCCGGCCGCGGCCACCTACCGCCCGGCCCGGCCGGTCGCGGTGCCGGCGGACGGGACCTCGCACCGGGCCGTGGTCGCGTCGCTGGAGCTGCCCGCCCGCCTCGACCACGTGACCGCGCCGGTCCGGGACCCCGGTGCCTACCTGCGGGCCACCGTGACCAACGCCAGCGAGCACACGCTGCTGCCCGGCCCGGCCGCGGTGTTCCACGGCGGCGACTTCGTCGGGCGTACCCGGCTGAAGCCCTGGGCCCCGGGCGAGGAACTGGAACTGGCGCTCGGCGTGGACGACCGGGTGCGGGTGGAGCGCGAGCAGACCCGCCGCACCGCGACCAAGGCCGCCCTGTCCGCCACCCGCCGCCGCGAGGCGGAGTACACGATCACGATCGGCAACCACACTCCCCGCGCGGCGCAGGTCACGGTGCTGGACCAGCTGCCGGTGTCCCGGGACGAGGCGATCGCGGTGCGCGAGACCCGGTTCGACCCGGCACCGGCCGAGCGCACCGAGATGGGCGAGCTGACCTGGCGACTGCAGGTCCCGGCCGGCGAGACGCGGACCGTCGTGTTCGGATTCCGGGCCGAGATCGGCAAGGGCGTCGAGCTGGACGGGTGGCGTGAGTGA
- a CDS encoding YjbQ family protein produces MRTEVITVRTGGRPAVADITDQAARFVADQGDGLLNVFVPHATAGVAILETGAGSDDDLLTALDDLLPTDDRWRHRHGSPGHGRDHVMPAFVPPHATLPVLDGRIALGTWQSICLVDPNGDNPERQVRFSFLPG; encoded by the coding sequence ATGCGCACCGAGGTGATCACCGTCCGCACCGGGGGCCGCCCCGCCGTCGCGGACATCACGGACCAAGCCGCCCGTTTCGTCGCAGATCAGGGTGACGGTCTGCTCAACGTCTTCGTCCCGCACGCCACGGCCGGGGTGGCGATCCTGGAGACCGGCGCCGGCTCGGACGACGACCTGCTGACCGCGCTGGACGACCTGCTGCCCACGGACGACCGCTGGCGGCACCGGCACGGCTCGCCCGGCCACGGTCGGGACCACGTGATGCCCGCGTTCGTGCCGCCGCACGCCACGCTGCCGGTGCTCGACGGCCGGATCGCGCTCGGCACCTGGCAGTCGATCTGCCTGGTCGACCCGAACGGCGACAACCCCGAGCGCCAGGTCCGCTTCTCGTTCCTGCCCGGCTAG
- the aceE gene encoding pyruvate dehydrogenase (acetyl-transferring), homodimeric type produces MATERKRPVISDGLPSQLPDIDPEETSEWVESLDGVIDEGGAKRARYVMLRLLERARERQVGVPPLTSTDYINTIPPEQEPWFPGDEMIERRIRAYIRWNAAMTVHRAQRPEIGVGGHISTYASSASLYEVGFNHFFRGKDHPGGGDQIYFQGHASPGMYARAYLEGRLSEDTLDGFRQELSHRGGGLPSYPHPRLMPDFWEFPTVSMGLGPMNAIYQARFNRYLQHRGIKDTSDQHVWAFLGDGEMDEVESLGAIGLAAREELDNLTFVVNCNLQRLDGPVRGNGKVIQELESFFRGAGWNVIKVVWGREWDPLLAADTDGALVNLMNTTPDGDYQTYKAESGLYVREHFFGRDPRTRKMVEGLSDDEIWGLKRGGHDYRKLYAAYKAATEHTGQPTVILAKTIKGWTLGSHFEARNATHQMKKLTLDDLKTFRDRLYLDISDKQLEENPYLPPYYKPAEDSEEMQYLQERRKALGGYLPSRRTVAKKLAIPPTETFGDIKRGSGKQKVATTMAFVRLLKDLMKDKEFGKRWVPIIPDEARTFGLDSLFPTKKIYSPHGQNYTSVDRELFLSYKEATTGQILHEGINEAGSVASFTAAGSAYATHDEPMIPLYIFYSMFGFQRTGDGFWAAADQMTRGFVIGATAGRTTLNGEGLQHEDGHSLLLAATNPAVVAYDPAFGFEIAHIVENGLHRMYGEKQENIFYYLTVYNEPILQPAQPDNLDVEGLLKGIYRYSPAPAVDGDAPKAAILASGTGMGWALKAQQQLAQDWGVAAEVWSVTSWTELRRDAVEVEEHNLMHPGDAPRKPYVQEKLSGVGGPVVAVSDFMRAVPDLISRWIPGSYTSLGTDGFGMSDTRHALRRHFHVDAESITVATLRQLALDGKVPAAVPVDAARKYAIDDVHAAPVGETGGDS; encoded by the coding sequence GTGGCCACGGAACGCAAGCGCCCGGTCATCAGCGATGGCCTACCAAGCCAGCTTCCGGACATTGACCCCGAAGAGACGAGCGAGTGGGTCGAGTCGCTTGATGGAGTGATCGACGAGGGCGGCGCCAAGCGTGCGCGCTACGTCATGCTTCGACTGCTGGAGCGGGCGCGGGAGCGTCAGGTCGGTGTGCCGCCGCTGACGTCGACCGACTACATCAACACCATCCCGCCGGAGCAGGAGCCCTGGTTCCCCGGCGACGAGATGATCGAGCGCCGGATCCGCGCCTACATCCGGTGGAACGCCGCGATGACGGTGCACCGCGCGCAGCGCCCGGAGATCGGCGTCGGTGGCCACATCTCGACGTACGCGTCGTCCGCCAGCCTCTACGAGGTCGGTTTCAACCACTTCTTCCGCGGCAAGGACCACCCGGGCGGCGGCGACCAGATCTACTTCCAGGGCCACGCGTCGCCGGGCATGTACGCGCGCGCCTACCTGGAGGGGCGCCTCTCCGAGGACACCCTGGACGGGTTCCGCCAGGAGCTCTCGCACCGGGGCGGCGGCCTGCCGTCGTACCCGCACCCGCGCCTGATGCCGGACTTCTGGGAGTTCCCGACCGTGTCCATGGGCCTCGGCCCGATGAACGCGATCTACCAGGCCCGGTTCAACCGCTACCTGCAGCACCGCGGCATCAAGGACACGTCCGACCAGCACGTCTGGGCGTTCCTCGGCGACGGCGAGATGGACGAGGTCGAGTCGCTCGGCGCGATCGGCCTGGCCGCCCGCGAGGAGCTGGACAACCTCACCTTCGTGGTCAACTGCAACCTGCAGCGCCTGGACGGGCCGGTGCGCGGCAACGGCAAGGTCATCCAGGAGCTGGAGTCGTTCTTCCGCGGCGCCGGGTGGAACGTCATCAAGGTCGTCTGGGGCCGGGAGTGGGACCCGCTGCTCGCCGCGGACACCGACGGCGCGCTGGTGAACCTGATGAACACCACGCCGGACGGTGACTACCAGACGTACAAGGCCGAGTCGGGTCTGTACGTCCGCGAGCACTTCTTCGGGCGCGACCCGCGTACCCGCAAGATGGTCGAGGGTCTGTCGGACGACGAGATCTGGGGCCTGAAGCGCGGCGGTCACGACTACCGCAAGCTCTACGCGGCCTACAAGGCGGCGACCGAGCACACCGGCCAGCCGACCGTGATCCTGGCGAAGACGATCAAGGGCTGGACGCTCGGGTCGCACTTCGAGGCGCGCAACGCGACGCACCAGATGAAGAAGCTGACGCTGGACGACCTGAAGACGTTCCGCGACCGCCTCTACCTGGACATCTCGGACAAGCAGCTCGAGGAGAACCCGTACCTCCCGCCGTACTACAAGCCGGCCGAGGACTCCGAGGAGATGCAGTACCTCCAGGAGCGGCGCAAGGCGCTCGGTGGTTACCTGCCGTCCCGGCGGACCGTGGCGAAGAAGCTGGCGATCCCGCCGACCGAGACGTTCGGCGACATCAAGCGCGGCTCGGGCAAGCAGAAGGTCGCCACCACGATGGCCTTCGTCCGGCTCCTCAAGGACCTGATGAAGGACAAGGAGTTCGGCAAGCGCTGGGTGCCGATCATCCCGGACGAGGCGCGCACGTTCGGCCTGGACTCGCTCTTCCCGACGAAGAAGATCTACTCGCCGCACGGCCAGAACTACACGTCGGTGGACCGGGAGCTGTTCCTGTCGTACAAGGAGGCGACGACCGGCCAGATCCTGCACGAGGGCATCAACGAGGCCGGCTCGGTCGCGTCCTTCACGGCCGCGGGCTCGGCGTACGCCACGCACGACGAGCCGATGATCCCGCTCTACATCTTCTACTCGATGTTCGGGTTCCAGCGCACCGGCGACGGCTTCTGGGCCGCGGCGGACCAGATGACGCGCGGCTTCGTGATCGGCGCCACCGCGGGCCGCACCACGCTCAACGGTGAGGGCCTGCAGCACGAGGACGGTCACTCGCTGCTGCTCGCGGCCACGAACCCGGCGGTCGTCGCGTACGACCCGGCGTTCGGGTTCGAGATCGCGCACATCGTCGAGAACGGCCTGCACCGGATGTACGGCGAGAAGCAGGAGAACATCTTCTACTACCTCACCGTCTACAACGAGCCGATCCTCCAGCCGGCCCAGCCGGACAACCTGGACGTGGAGGGCCTGCTCAAGGGCATCTACCGCTACTCCCCCGCCCCGGCGGTGGACGGCGACGCCCCGAAGGCGGCGATCCTGGCCTCCGGCACCGGCATGGGCTGGGCGCTCAAGGCGCAGCAGCAGCTGGCGCAGGACTGGGGCGTGGCCGCGGAGGTGTGGTCGGTGACGTCCTGGACCGAGCTGCGCCGCGACGCGGTCGAGGTCGAGGAGCACAACCTGATGCACCCCGGCGACGCGCCGCGCAAGCCGTACGTCCAGGAGAAGCTGTCCGGCGTCGGCGGCCCGGTCGTCGCGGTCAGCGACTTCATGCGCGCGGTGCCGGACCTGATCTCGCGCTGGATCCCGGGGTCGTACACGTCGCTGGGCACGGACGGCTTCGGCATGTCGGACACCCGGCACGCACTGCGCCGCCACTTCCACGTGGACGCGGAGTCGATCACGGTGGCCACGCTGCGCCAGCTCGCGCTGGACGGCAAGGTACCGGCCGCGGTGCCGGTGGACGCGGCCCGCAAGTACGCGATCGACGACGTGCACGCGGCGCCGGTCGGTGAGACCGGCGGCGATTCCTGA
- a CDS encoding methyl-accepting chemotaxis protein — MRVGWLQNGFQLRHKLLLLGVGGVVVTASILVGVGAYESASFQETTEESVNTLTDENLTAVSAGITQLVKASGDTVQNQVNRDMATANTVLANAGGMTLDGGQTASWEATNQVTQAKTTVSLPRAEVAGQWLGQNRNLATPTPLVDDITQLIGGYVTVFQRMNEAGDLLRVATNVKAANGNRAIGTYIPAKNADGTDNAVAAAIKSGKSYRGVAQVVGTWFITAYDPVKDADGRVIGSLFYGVPQAEAIQELTSTIAETQVGRNGWVSVLSAGAADRGRVIASNIPEAVDQTLLDATDADGTAYVDEIITHGVELGAGENATATYQLAGTSDDAVADTRTVVTYYEPYKWAIAVGGYLPDYSAAMTKVDEGRSEMLTAFIMVGLILAIGGGVLAYVQARRISRRVGDLTGALAGLAERDLTVRVAPSGGDEIANMGHALNTAVTGLRELMSEVTDASHQVAQAASRVADVGGELASASSTAAAEAGVAGETAADVSRAVSTVAAGAEEMGASISEISSNAQEAASAGRDGVGLTKKAADVIDELRVSSEKIADVVKLIASIAEQTNLLALNATIEAARAGAAGKGFAVVAGEVKELAQETARATEDVTARVSAIDADTSKAVQAIEAITATITRVNDFQNAIAAAVEEQAATTNEMARNIGEVAQGSEQIAATMSRVNDTVETTRGAVGTSQDAASALSGTAGHLQTLVSRFRL, encoded by the coding sequence ATGCGCGTGGGATGGTTGCAGAACGGGTTCCAGCTCCGGCACAAGCTGCTGCTGCTCGGCGTGGGCGGGGTGGTCGTCACCGCCTCGATCCTGGTCGGCGTCGGCGCGTACGAGTCGGCCTCGTTCCAGGAGACCACCGAGGAGAGCGTCAACACGCTCACCGACGAGAACCTCACCGCCGTCAGCGCCGGCATCACGCAGCTGGTGAAGGCCTCCGGCGACACCGTGCAGAACCAGGTCAACCGGGACATGGCCACCGCGAACACGGTCCTGGCCAACGCGGGCGGCATGACGCTGGACGGCGGCCAGACCGCGTCCTGGGAGGCCACCAACCAGGTCACCCAGGCGAAGACCACGGTGTCGCTGCCGCGCGCCGAGGTCGCCGGCCAGTGGCTCGGCCAGAACCGCAACCTCGCGACCCCCACGCCGCTGGTCGACGACATCACGCAGCTGATCGGCGGGTACGTCACCGTCTTCCAGCGCATGAACGAGGCCGGTGACCTGCTGCGCGTCGCCACGAACGTGAAGGCGGCGAACGGCAACCGCGCGATCGGCACGTACATCCCGGCGAAGAACGCGGACGGCACGGACAACGCGGTCGCCGCCGCGATCAAGTCGGGCAAGTCCTACCGCGGCGTGGCGCAGGTGGTCGGCACCTGGTTCATCACCGCGTACGACCCGGTCAAGGACGCCGACGGCCGGGTGATCGGCTCGCTGTTCTACGGCGTGCCGCAGGCCGAGGCGATCCAGGAGCTGACCAGCACGATCGCGGAGACCCAGGTCGGCCGCAACGGCTGGGTGTCGGTGCTCAGCGCCGGTGCCGCCGACCGCGGCCGGGTGATCGCGTCCAACATTCCCGAGGCCGTCGACCAGACGCTGCTGGACGCCACGGACGCGGACGGCACCGCGTACGTCGACGAGATCATCACCCACGGCGTGGAACTGGGCGCGGGCGAGAACGCGACCGCGACGTACCAGCTGGCCGGCACGAGCGACGACGCGGTCGCGGACACCCGGACCGTGGTCACCTACTACGAGCCGTACAAGTGGGCGATCGCGGTCGGCGGTTACCTGCCGGACTACTCGGCCGCGATGACCAAGGTCGACGAGGGCCGCAGCGAGATGCTCACCGCCTTCATCATGGTCGGCCTGATCCTGGCGATCGGCGGCGGCGTGCTCGCCTACGTGCAGGCCCGCCGGATCTCCCGCCGGGTCGGCGACCTGACCGGCGCGCTGGCCGGGCTGGCCGAGCGCGACCTGACCGTCCGGGTGGCGCCCTCCGGCGGCGACGAGATCGCCAACATGGGGCACGCGCTGAACACCGCGGTCACCGGCCTGCGCGAGCTGATGAGCGAGGTCACCGACGCGTCCCACCAGGTCGCGCAGGCCGCGAGCCGGGTCGCGGACGTCGGTGGCGAACTGGCCTCCGCGTCCTCCACCGCGGCGGCCGAGGCGGGCGTGGCCGGCGAGACCGCGGCGGACGTCTCCCGCGCGGTCTCCACGGTCGCGGCCGGCGCGGAGGAGATGGGCGCGTCGATCAGCGAGATCTCCAGCAACGCGCAGGAGGCCGCGTCGGCCGGCCGGGACGGCGTGGGCCTGACCAAGAAGGCCGCGGACGTGATCGACGAGCTGCGGGTGTCCAGCGAGAAGATCGCGGACGTGGTGAAGCTGATCGCCAGCATCGCGGAGCAGACCAACCTGCTGGCGCTGAACGCGACCATCGAGGCGGCCCGGGCGGGCGCGGCCGGCAAGGGCTTCGCGGTGGTCGCCGGCGAGGTCAAGGAGCTGGCGCAGGAGACCGCGCGGGCCACCGAGGACGTCACCGCGCGGGTGTCCGCGATCGACGCCGACACCTCCAAGGCGGTCCAGGCGATCGAGGCGATCACCGCGACGATCACCCGGGTCAACGACTTCCAGAACGCGATCGCGGCCGCGGTCGAGGAGCAGGCCGCGACCACGAACGAGATGGCCCGCAACATCGGCGAGGTGGCACAGGGCAGCGAGCAGATCGCGGCGACCATGAGCCGGGTCAACGACACCGTCGAGACGACCCGGGGCGCGGTGGGCACGTCGCAGGACGCGGCCAGCGCGCTCAGCGGCACCGCGGGTCACCTGCAGACGCTGGTCAGCCGCTTCCGCCTCTGA
- a CDS encoding SRPBCC family protein, producing MVVVERHGRVGAPAEAVWDVVRCAETLPRWLAGVARCEQDGDGHGARRRMTGETGAEVRARIIAYREPSLIAWRECADADAPGDPPPVPIARVSAELHVELRPDGDGTLVRLIRVHRPGGFWRGVALRLFGVRRIANRLDRSLAVLAAGRMRRADEEAPARAEGLDARMRRLDEGFATRMRRDGDLAARDADRGAGVPEPREPGPSVRGSGLVRRTVR from the coding sequence ATGGTCGTGGTGGAACGGCACGGCCGCGTCGGCGCGCCGGCCGAGGCGGTGTGGGACGTGGTGCGGTGCGCGGAGACGCTGCCGCGCTGGCTGGCCGGCGTGGCCCGGTGCGAGCAGGACGGCGACGGCCACGGCGCCCGCCGCCGGATGACCGGCGAGACCGGCGCGGAGGTACGGGCCCGGATCATCGCCTACCGGGAGCCCTCGCTGATCGCCTGGCGGGAGTGCGCGGACGCGGACGCGCCCGGTGACCCACCGCCGGTGCCGATCGCGCGGGTCAGCGCGGAACTGCACGTGGAGCTGCGCCCGGACGGGGACGGCACGCTGGTCCGGCTGATCCGGGTGCACCGGCCGGGCGGCTTCTGGCGCGGCGTGGCGCTGCGGCTGTTCGGCGTGCGCCGGATCGCGAACCGCCTGGACCGCTCGCTGGCCGTGCTCGCGGCCGGCCGCATGCGTCGCGCCGACGAGGAGGCCCCCGCGCGGGCCGAGGGCCTCGACGCCCGGATGCGCCGGCTGGACGAGGGGTTCGCGACCCGGATGCGCCGGGACGGCGACCTCGCCGCGCGCGACGCGGATCGGGGCGCGGGCGTGCCGGAACCGCGCGAGCCCGGTCCCTCGGTGCGGGGGTCCGGGCTCGTACGACGTACCGTGCGCTGA